tagatCAACAAGTAgaaacaagtagacaaacacgtagacaaacaagtagacagacaagtagacaaacaagtagacaaacaagtagacaaacaagtagacaaacaagtagatCAACAAGTAgaaacaagtagacaaacacGTAGACAATCAAGTGGACagacaagtagacaaacaagtagacaaacaagtagacaaacaagtagacaaacaagtagacaaacaagtagataaacaagtagacaaacaagtagacagacaagtagacaaacaagtagacaaacaagtagacaaacaagtagacagacaagtagacaaacaagtagacaaacaagtagacaaacacgtagacaaacaagtagatCAACAAGTAGaaacaagtaaacaaacaagtagacaaacaagtagacaaacaagtagaaacaagtagacaaacaagtaaacaaacaagtagacaaacaattagatcaacAAGTAGAAACAAGTAGAAAAACAcgtagacaaacaagtagatCAACAAGTAgaaacaagtagacaaacacgtagacaaacaagtagacaaacaagtagacaaacaagtagacaaacaagtagacaaacacgtagacaaacaagtagatCAACAAGTAgaaacaagtagacaaacaagtagacaaacaagtagacaaacaagtagacaaacaagtGGACAAACAcgtagacaaacaagtagatCAACAAGTAGAAACAAGTAGACATAgaagtagacaaacaagtagacaaacacgtagacaaacaagtagacaaacacgtagacaaacaagtagatCAACAAGTAgaaacaagtagacaaacaagtagacaaacaagtagatCAACAAGTAgaaacaagtagacaaacacgtagacaaacaagtagacaaacaagtagatcaacaaacaagtagacaaacaagtCGACAAACACGTAAacaaacaagtagacaaacaagtagaaacaagtagacaaacacGTAGACAAACACGTAAACAAAgaagtagacaaacaagtagaaacaagtagacaaacacgtagacaaacaagtagacaaacaagtCGACAAACACGTAAacaaacaagtagacaaacaagtagaaacaagtagacaaacacgtagacaaacaagtagacaaacaagtagactaacaagtagacaaacaagtagacaaacacgtagacaaacaagtagacaaacaagtagaaacaagtagacaaacaagtagacaaacacgtagacaaacaagtagacaaacaagtagacaaacaagtagacaaacacgtagacaaacaagtagacaaacaagtagaaacaagtagacaaacaagtaaacaaacacgtagacaaacaagtagacaaacaagtagaaacaagtagacaaacaagtaaacaaacacgtagacaaacaagtagacaaacaagtagacaaacaagtagacaaacaagtaaacaaacaagtagacaaacaagtagacaaacaagtagacaaacaagtagacaaacaagtagacaaacaagtagaaacaagtagacaaacaagtagacaaacaagtagacaaacaagtagacaaacaagtagacaaacaagtagacaaacaagtagacaaacaagtagacaaacaagtaaacaaacaagtagacaaacaagtaaacaaacaagtagacaaacaagtagacaaacaagtagacaaacaagtagaaacaagtagacaaacaagtagaaacaagtagacaaacaagtagacaaacaagtagacaaacaagtaaacaaacaagtagacaaacaagtagacaaacaagtagacaaacaagtagacaaacaagtagacaaacaagtagacaaacaagtagacaaacaagtagacaaacaagtagacaaacaagtagacaaacaagtagacaaacaagtagaaACAAGTGAGAACAACAGCACGAAATATTGGACAAAACATCGCTgattaaaacatttctaatttttaaaaaatgttgattttcgAGCTGGGCTTGTTCAAAGGTTTGATCTACTCATACAATAGCTGAAGGATGTAGGTCTACATATTAGTGATGGATCGAAGTCAGTATGACATCGCATACCATTCTAGAGATgtgaaatatatacatttaaataacaGACGGTATTCTGAACTGCTACAACGTAACACTCCTATTTCTTTCGTCCTAACTGCTGCCTTCCCTTTAACTTAGTCATTCCCCAATTTACGATATTCCCACCTAGACAGAATGTCCATACATATAATCCAGTACTCTTTTGTCTAGACCCAGGCTCGAGATAATTAACTTCAAACACATCAACCATCACACACAAGACTATTAAGATACTGGAAACCTACATATTTGATCACTTCTTTCTTCCACAGGTCACTCAGCCCAGCTAGAGGACGGACACAAAGTCCAGACTCACTATGAGCTCGAGAAACCATCCATCCATGCCATCTGATAGACACAGATCAATACCATCCACGTCACACGTCAAATCAATTCTTGCCAGGACGTCTCAATCAAGTCAAGGTAGAGATACACAAACTGCGTACCATCCAAACAGTTTTAGACTTCCGTTGAACCAACGGCTCTGCCAGGCAACTTCAGGCAGTCACGTATTGATTGCAGTCTCAAGATTGTGAGAgtatatttatttcccttgcacTAATGTCCAAGCCAGGTTGTATCATTTGAACTCAAGTTATTTACACATGCATTAGTTCATCTTCCCATATCTCCAGCAGCACCCCCACCTTCGCTTTCCTCCGTCTGAGAATTATCATCTCCAGATACGTGAAATCCAATGCGGCCATGCTCAGACATAAAGATAGATGTAGGAGTTGAGAGGTCAGGGCTCCGGAAGCTATTAATAGTGCTGCCGGGAATCACACACATTTCTACAGCCGTGTCGGTATCACCACCTCTCCTTACCCTCTCAGGATTATATCATCACATGTTACATAGATAAAGACTTCAGAGTCGTCAGATTTATGACATAACCTTGACATTGATTTTACTTCCTGTTTCAACACCGCACCTGCCTATATGTGTATTAAAAAGCAGTACCAGCTTCTACTGCGCAAGTCAGTTAAAGTCCATCTTAAGTTTACATTACCAGGAGTAGTCATTTTAACTCCAAAGTTACCAACATTTACCTAACACACGTTCAACATTTCCAGGTCACAGAGTACTTCTAGTAAAATCtcttgaaataaatgtatactCACACATAATACAATGCTTTTTAAAACCTGTACGTAGGTATatcaaatacaaacattttaattaacacTATATAACTTATGCATATATCTCAGCACAACATTTTCTACatcaaaaaactaaagtaaagtATGGCATACGAAGAGGATTTCAAATAGAAAGTTCCATATATCAAAAACAAGGTTTTAACACATTGATATATAGTAAAGAGCAGCTCCCAGTTAATACTTGTATTATAGAAATAAAGTAAGAAATATACTTATACTCTAACGTCCATTCTCTCAAAGGCTATTCTTGGCTTCAGAAAGAGTGACCTCACTAACATGGGTCTTAGTTGACGTGTGATCATGAAAACGTTTAGCTGGCTAGTGCTGAGGTTCCAAATGGCGACAGACAAAGTTCAATTCATGTCCAGCGTGAGGCACGGCGCTCTGGTCACCTGACCTACATAGCTGAGCAGTCATGGGTAAGGTCGACAAAGTAAGCAGGTTAGCCGGACAGGTTATTTTAATCTGCAAGGTCCTGATGTTAGTGGCAGACGTGGCCTTCCCACCCCCACAGCTTGTGGAGACAAACACAAATACCACTGCCCCCATCATGGCCGCTAAAATTGACGGTCACATCATCATCGGCGGGCTGTTTCCCATCCATAACAAAGGGGAGAAAGGCTGTGGCGCCATTAATGCAGATAGGGGAATCGAACGTCTAGAGGCGTTTCTCTTCACgattgatgaaataaacaacaGTTCCACGCTCCTTCCGGGCATAACCTTAGGGGCCTCGGCCTATGACACCTGCGGTAGGGCGCCGTACGCCCTGGAACAATCACTCGAGTTTATTCGGGCCTCCATCTCCAACTTGGACCCCACCGAGTTCTACTGCAGCGACGGCTCTAAGGCCAACCCCGTCAGCATCCCTACTGCAGTGGCTGGGGTGGTCGGGGGCTCGTATAGTACAGTATCGATTCAAGTAGCCAATCTCCTTCGATTGTTTAAAATCCCACAAATCAGCTATGCCTCGACATCGGCCTCACTGAGTGACAAATCGCGGTACGAGTTCTTCGTCCGGACCGTGCCCCCTGACGACTTACAGGCAAAAGCACTCGCAGATATTGTGGCGAAATTCAACTGGTCCTACGTCGCCGCTGTCCACTCGGAGGGCGAATACGGGGAACCGGGCATCGACCAGTTTAAAGTGGAGGCCAAGTCTAAAAATATCTGTATCGCGGCCGATATCGAGATCCCGATCTCAGCGACCAACGCCACCTATGAACAAGTTCTAAAAGACTTGCAGGAGAAACATGAAGCCAAAGTGGTCATTGTCTTCGTCAGAACTGAAGACGCCATGGGCTTGCTCAACGCGGCCACGCGGCTCAACGTTACCGGCAAGTTCGTCTGGATTGCCAGTGACGCCTGGGGGAACAGGAACGCCCTGGTGAAAAACAACGCCCTGGCAGCCCAGGGGGCGATAACCTTAGAACTCCAATCTTCGCCCATCACTAAATTTGAGGAgtactttctaaatttaaaccCGCGAACTAATCGACGCAACCCGTGGTTCGTGGAGTACTGGGAAGATGAACACAAGTGTGCCTGGAACGACAAGCCCCACGTGACCCCCTACTCGGCCGGGGGCCCACCGCAGTACCAGCCGACCCGGCCGTGTCAGGGTGACGAGAGGCTGACTCGCAAGTTGACCTCTCAAGAGAGTAAGACCCAGTTTATCTATGACGCCGTGTACGCCTTCGCTCACTCGTTGGACAGAATGCAGAGGGACTTGTGCCCTGGCATCAGGGGCGTATGCTCCAAAATGAAAAAGATAGACGGAGAGAAATTGTTGAGAGATTATCTGCTGAACATCTCCTTTGATAGTAAGTACACACCTTTGGTTTTACATTTCTACCTTGCAGGTTGTCTGTGAGAGATTATCAGCTGAACATCTCCTGTGATAGTAAGCACACACTTTaatgtttttacatttctaCCTTGCAGGTTGTGTGAATGTTAAGTATCGTACTGAAAGCTGTGCAGAGGCGCAGCAATGGTAGGATGGCTAGGGGAAACATAACGTAGAATCTCTTATAACACAAATCTGAATGGGACATTTTGTTGTTCATATATTCCTACGCCGTTTCTACTGACATGTCAacaatttaagtcattagttcATGTAGCAGAGAGAGAAAGGTTCGTAGTGTTTGGTAActttgagagacagagagagagacagagagagagacagagagagagacagagagagacagagacagacagagagagagacagagagagagagagacagacagagagagacagacagagagagacagacagagagagagaaaggttcGTAGTGTTTGGTAACtttgagacagagagagagacagagagagacagagacagacagagacagagagagagacagagagagagacagagagagacagacagagagagacagacagagagagagaaaggttcGTAGTGTTTGGTAActttgagagacagagagagagacagagagagagacagagagagagacagagaaagagagagacagacagagacagagagagagagaaacagagagagagagacagagagagagagagaaaggttcGTAGTGTTTGGTAActttgagagacagagagagagacagagagagagagagacagagagagacagagagagagagaaacagagagagacagacagagagagacagagagaaacagagagagagagacagagagagacagagagagagagacagagagagacagcgagagagagacagagagagagacagagaaagacagaaagagagagacagagagagacacagagagagagagagagagaaacagagagagagacagagagagacagagaaagagacagagagagacagagagagagaaaggttcGTAGTGTTTGGTAActttgagagacagagagagagagacagagatagacagagagagagagcgagagacagagagagagagagacaaacagagagagacagagaaacagagagagagagagagagagacagagagagacagagagagagacagagagagagacagagagagatttAAAAAGATGAAAACAGAATGCTACAGAAAGTGCATAATCTTAATTACAACTGAATgtatcgttaaaaaaaaaaagcattacaaACTAATCCTAGCGATTTCGACCCAATCTTTTTATGTAAAtccgacatttaaaaaaaaatacaagattcTATTACGGTTTACTTTTTATGCGTCATTTCCAGTAGGTAGAGTATCAGAGTTGAAATCAGTGATTTTGCAGTTTCATTTTAGTAATTCGATCTACCTAAAAGTTGAAACCGGAATTTATAACCTCGATTCAAAGATGATTTTTTAAACTGGatcaaaatttatttacattaaagatCTTTTCGAATATTTCGATTCAAAGCTGAAGAAAACTCAACTATTGTATTTAGGACTATTTTCTTTGGTTCTTTTCAACGACTTTGACTGGTGACACATTGAAGCCAGAATGTCTCTATACAATATAGCTTTAGAGCCAGAGCTCGAGGTGTCCTGGCAGTGTCATTGATCAACTAGGTCACTTGCTAGGATTTTGAGTCGCATGCTGAAGCTTTAGATCTTCTGAATGTGTATTGTTCCAACAAGTCTAGGAACCAGTAGCAATTCTTCTGATGGGCTCAAAACAACAAGCAAAAAGTcctgacacccccccccctcattaaCTTCACAGAAGACAAAGTTTTGGAAACACTTAAGATCGTTGTTTACCCACTTGAGTAGCCAGTCCATTCGAAGCTCTAGCTCAGTTACCAAGGGCGAAGTTCTAAAATACTCAGACCAGTGATGGCCAACATAATTTGACCTAcgggccatttttttttccgacactcgtgtcgcagGCCAAATGatcgaaaaggtacaaaaactaAACGAAATTGATCTTAAACTATATTTATTAGTAACCTGTGGATCTAGTTAATGAGATATATgaagtttaactttttttttacgcgtCCAAAAATGACTTTACTTCAAATGTGAGcaaacattgtagctagcttcaccagcgactctttttcttgtcttttttgtgGCCAATATTCTCACCAATCCTCCTTCAGGCTTAGTTGAACAATCTTTTAGTCCCAgctcaaataaaaaatgtcttctcatttgttttataaagcagtttacatgtttttttaaacagccagactttctttataaaacaaatattttggcCTATTATCATTTTCCACAACAAATATTTTGgcctattatcatgttccacaacaAATATTTTGgcctattatcatgttccacaacaAATATTTTGGtctattatcatgttccacaacaAATATTTTGgcctattatcatgttccacaacaAATATTTTGgcctattatcatgttccacaacaAATACAATAAAGATCCGTTCAGTAGATTTTAAATTCCGAGTCATATTTCGTAAACTTACAAATATTAAAGATCATGGTACCAATCCTTCAGAGAAAAGAtggggccctaacgtaggtgaagatacatttttcaacgtttcggcgggccggatagaaccacgtcgcgggccggatctggcccgcaggccgtattAGACAAATTAAAGGTCATCGCAAATGTGTGAAAAACTTGCCATGTTAGGGCCATTGGAAATCTACttcaagaaatacatttttgtaatgATGATTACTTTCAGCTGCAGTTACTATGTCAATCAAAGGgacataatttttaaatcttataaCAAACATTCATTTAACTTCACTAGCGACACATaatgtaagattaaaaaaagaacaattgaacaaaacaaattgaatatataataaatatatttaccgGACTACTTTCAcattgcatatatatatttattattattattattattattattaaattcaaaCACTTAAGCTATGATCTTGACTGGGTCAGTTGGGAAGGGACCGGGGTGGGGGTTGGCAGACCAGTAAATGTTATTGTGAAATACATTCAAAAACTTGTTCACTCAATTCTCAAAGCGGACTAATTGAACTTATGCCACCACATATGTCAAGTGCGATTGCTTCCCCCTGTTcggtaccaaacaaaataattaattaccaattaactaattgttgtttttgaattgattcttattttgtcaggtacaagtaATATTTGCACAAATTTCAACTTCATctaagattgggtgtgggagaaatcacgtgtacacactttcaacttgatctaagattgggtgtgggagaaatcacgtgtacacactttcaacttgatctaagattgggtgtgggagaaatcacgtttgaccagacagacagactgacagagtgagttgaaataagctttgtaaaactaaATACACTATCAGATGAACATAATTCTTTTGAGTAGTGAAGAACCCACCAACTAAACGGAAATGAATCTCTCTATTCACCTCTGTATTTAATGTTCAACTACACACAGCAATATTCTATACAACCTACTTATTGCTATGGTAGGCACTATTCGGTCGAGTTTCTtcagtagatttaaaaaaaactaaaactaaaatgtgTTTCATCTTAATGTGCTTTCAAGTGATCATAGGGAGATAATTGGCGAATCCATTCCACGAAATATCTGTGAATATAAAATTGCTGCAggctttaattaatttaaataagctATTCTGTCAGGAGAGTAAGGTTTCTGTTTATGTGAGTGTGTCAGTTTGTAGTATTTGAGAATTAAAGATCTATGTGTGTCAGTGCGTGTATTAAATGTctatgtgtgtaagtgtgtagtATTAGTTTATTCTTGACAGTGAGTAGTATTAAATGTCTATGTGTATAAGTGAGTAGTATTAAATGTCtatgtgtgttagtgtgtaGTATTAAATGTCTATGTGTGTTATTGTGTGGTATTAAATGTCtatgtgtgttagtgtgtggtATTAAATTGTATTAAATGTTTATGTGTGCCTGGTTTCTACACGCCTGTATtccttttaatttaattatacaaccaacatacaaatacaaaagcTGGCGCTAATTTGTCAAGATTtgagaaagtaaaaaataatgGAACATGAGTATGACCCTTCTGTCTGGAGGCCTTACAAGCCGTCACTTCTGACTACAGatttacactataaaattaATGACtcatttattttcttctaaTTTTAATTCTGGTCACTAACCCATCGTTGTCACTGGACATACAGGGTGGTTTTCTTACCTTTTCTTAAATGAGTATTAATGAAGTTGACATTGTGTTCATTCTCTAGAATGTCGTTTTCATGGTTTTCATTGTCCACAAAGCGATGACTGCAGAGTCTAAGATACCGGAGACCACGCTGACCATGttattacattatatttaaCACTCAAATACTAATAAAGCCAATTAGTATGTACATTCATATGTGGAACACTGACCACTTGAGATTACaaagtaaaaacatttctttggtaACTATAAAGCTGAAGCTCAACTCCCGATGTAGACTCGAACTTTAGTCGAGCTGGCTTTTGTTTACTGAGAGTCTAAAGTCAGCACGTgtaccttctcccagatatcccaCGACCCATTCCTCCCCCTCCCTTCCACAAGTCCACCAAAGAGATTGGATCAAAGTTCACTGAGATGATGGGATATATAGGAACAATGAGAAATACTCTAAGAGAATAGATGAAATAAAGGAACAATGAGAAATACTCTCAGAGAATAGATGAAATAAAGGAACAATGAGAAATACTCTCAGAGAATAGATGAAATAAAGGAACAATGAGAAATACTCTCAGAGAATAGATGAAATAAAGGAACAATGAGAAATACTCTCAGAGAATAGATGAAATAAAGGGACAATGAGAAATACTCTAAGAGAATAGATGAAATAAAGGAACAATGAGAAATACTCTCAGAGAATAGATGAAATAAAGGAACAATGAGAAATACTCTAAGAGAATAGATGAAATAAAGGAACAATGAGAAATACTCTAAGAGAATAGATGAAATAAAGGAACAATGAGAAATACTCTAAGAGAATAGATGAAATAAAGGAACAATGAGAAATACTCTAAGAGAATAGATGAAATAAAGGAACAATGAGAAATACTCTAAGAGAATAGATGAAATAAAGGAACAATGAGAAATACTCTAAGAGAATAGATGAAATAAAGGAACAATGAGAAATACTCTAAGAGAATAGATGAAATAAAGGAACAATGAGAAATACTCTAAGAGAATAGATGAAATAAAGGAACAATTAGAAATACTCTCAGAGAATAGATGAAATAAAGGAACAATGAGAAATACTCTAAGAGAATAGATGAAATAAAGGAACAATGAGAAATACTCTCAGAGAATAGATGAAATAAAGGAACAATGAGAAATACTCTAAGAGAA
This genomic stretch from Biomphalaria glabrata chromosome 4, xgBioGlab47.1, whole genome shotgun sequence harbors:
- the LOC106068013 gene encoding metabotropic glutamate receptor-like isoform X2, translated to MGKVDKVSRLAGQVILICKVLMLVADVAFPPPQLVETNTNTTAPIMAAKIDGHIIIGGLFPIHNKGEKGCGAINADRGIERLEAFLFTIDEINNSSTLLPGITLGASAYDTCGRAPYALEQSLEFIRASISNLDPTEFYCSDGSKANPVSIPTAVAGVVGGSYSTVSIQVANLLRLFKIPQISYASTSASLSDKSRYEFFVRTVPPDDLQAKALADIVAKFNWSYVAAVHSEGEYGEPGIDQFKVEAKSKNICIAADIEIPISATNATYEQVLKDLQEKHEAKVVIVFVRTEDAMGLLNAATRLNVTGKFVWIASDAWGNRNALVKNNALAAQGAITLELQSSPITKFEEYFLNLNPRTNRRNPWFVEYWEDEHKCAWNDKPHVTPYSAGGPPQYQPTRPCQGDERLTRKLTSQESKTQFIYDAVYAFAHSLDRMQRDLCPGIRGVCSKMKKIDGEKLLRDYLLNISFDNGYGATVKFDERGDAPGRYMIMNFRRNRRTREYEYHVVGTWSGELNLNQSDIVWAGETQDVPRSRCSEPCQEGEIKYNQKGEQCCWICTRCNPWEYIQNEKTCESCEAGYWPYPNKTGCFALEVQYMTWSSIYAVIPMVLATVGIICTLFVICLFVMFNGTPVVMASGRELSYMLLGGCVFCFFMTFMIVAPPSTIMCSIQRFGVGFGFSIVYSSLLIKTNRISRIFESARRSAKRPPFISPKSQIVMTCILIFIQVLFTFVWLLLEPPGTRLVYPDSREPVVIRKCKSDDISFLVSLVYNMLLIIICTVYAVKTRKIPENFNESKFIGFSMYTTCIIWLAFVPIYFGTLHSFRIQITTLCVSISLSASVALLCLFLPKVYIIVFQPQKNVRKLTMNSASYKMAPTASTAMGNNHSVVSSEHLRLNVQPRSAAAAGATTETETDDRDSLASL
- the LOC106068013 gene encoding metabotropic glutamate receptor-like isoform X1 yields the protein MGKVDKVSRLAGQVILICKVLMLVADVAFPPPQLVETNTNTTAPIMAAKIDGHIIIGGLFPIHNKGEKGCGAINADRGIERLEAFLFTIDEINNSSTLLPGITLGASAYDTCGRAPYALEQSLEFIRASISNLDPTEFYCSDGSKANPVSIPTAVAGVVGGSYSTVSIQVANLLRLFKIPQISYASTSASLSDKSRYEFFVRTVPPDDLQAKALADIVAKFNWSYVAAVHSEGEYGEPGIDQFKVEAKSKNICIAADIEIPISATNATYEQVLKDLQEKHEAKVVIVFVRTEDAMGLLNAATRLNVTGKFVWIASDAWGNRNALVKNNALAAQGAITLELQSSPITKFEEYFLNLNPRTNRRNPWFVEYWEDEHKCAWNDKPHVTPYSAGGPPQYQPTRPCQGDERLTRKLTSQESKTQFIYDAVYAFAHSLDRMQRDLCPGIRGVCSKMKKIDGEKLLRDYLLNISFDNGYGATVKFDERGDAPGRYMIMNFRRNRRTREYEYHVVGTWSGELNLNQSDIVWAGETQDVPRSRCSEPCQEGEIKYNQKGEQCCWICTRCNPWEYIQNEKTCESCEAGYWPYPNKTGCFALEVQYMTWSSIYAVIPMVLATVGIICTLFVICLFVMFNGTPVVMASGRELSYMLLGGCVFCFFMTFMIVAPPSTIMCSIQRFGVGFGFSIVYSSLLIKTNRISRIFESARRSAKRPPFISPKSQIVMTCILIFIQVLFTFVWLLLEPPGTRLVYPDSREPVVIRKCKSDDISFLVSLVYNMLLIIICTVYAVKTRKIPENFNESKFIGFSMYTTCIIWLAFVPIYFGTLHSFRIQITTLCVSISLSASVALLCLFLPKVYIIVFQPQKNVRKLTMNSASYKMAPTASTAMGNNHSGNEVVSSEHLRLNVQPRSAAAAGATTETETDDRDSLASL